Within the Nicotiana tabacum cultivar K326 chromosome 11, ASM71507v2, whole genome shotgun sequence genome, the region acgcaaaaaaacgagtaacggtcatggtgaggcagtgactattgttccttaaattattttttatggtcCAAATTTTTTTTAAGCTATCCGGGTATTGGGTGTTGTCTTGATTTTCTTATGATATTTGGTTTTACTATATTTTGAAGGAAAGTGCAACATATTTACAATAATTGGGTTTTTTCCCTGtggaaaaaaattataaatcttCCATATTTGGCTAGCCTCTTTTCTTGACTTttataaattgagaatcatttcttctcattcagtagcatctaCAATGTAGCCATAAGCGGTGTGAGAGCCTTGTTTAAGGgaagaactttacgggacaagtgttagtgtatcACTTGTgcttgcctcttcgtgaggttgttctttTGATATTTTGTAATCACTTTtgtatagtggattgctcatttCCGCACGTGGATGTAGGTCAATtaaccgaaccacgttaaatatttgtgtctcttttggtatagtTCTCGTTTGTTGTCTGATTTCTTTCCATTCAAGTGTTGCTTTGCTAGCTTACGCACGACACCTGATTTTTCTatcctaacaagtggtatcagagcaaagttCAAGAGAGATTCATCCTGGTTTATTTTGTTCTAGCCGAAACTTATTTGATAGTAATCATGATTTTTATATGAGAAATTTGATTGGAGTATAACTCACCTTGAGACAAACTTTGCGGTGGAGATTTAGAGATGCAACATGTTGAAGAttatgtgaagaaggtggatcaagtttgTTTTATCAAAAAATTCAGGCCAAGGGGAAGAATTTTTAGATgttgtcctgattttcttaccatatttgattttccTATATCTTGAAGGAAAAAGCAACATATTACCATAGTTGGATTTTTCTTcctgtagaaggaaattataaatataccatatttggctagtcccttttcttgtaggaaaaggtttgaaACTTCTATAAAGTGAagatccttccttctcattcatccacaatgtagccataaggGGTGTGAGAGCCTTGTTTAGGGGGAGGAACATTACGGAACAAGTGTTAGTATGTCACTTGTGTTTGACTCTTTGTGaagttgttctctcgatattttcttctctcttttatgtattggattgctcatctccgtccgtggatgtaggtcaattgaccgaaccacgttaaatgtttgtgtctcttttggtatatttctatTTTGTTGTATGATTTCTCGTTATTCAAGTGTTGCtttgctagcttccgcatgacacctgatttttcGGTTCTAACACCGGGTCCGATCACCTGGGTCCATgcaggaggcgtgggctataacacacaaaaatatgagaatcgggcgggaTACTAGTTTTATGGTCATAAAACACTAAAAAACGAGTAACGTTTCATGGAGAGACGGTGAcgattgttccttaggtcattttttatgagcTAAAAAAATATAAGCGATCTGGGTCTGGCCGCCTGGGCCCATGCAGtaagcatgggctatagcgcacgaaaatctagaaatcgggtaaaattttagttttatggtcctaaaatgacaaaaattgagtaatggtcatggcgagACGATGATTATTATTCATGGGATCATTTTTTATGTGTTGACAAAATTTTAAGTGATACGCATCCGGTCGCCTGGGCTAATgcaggaggcgtgggctatagctcacgaaaatatggaaatcaggcggaattccagttttatggacctaaaatgccaaaaatcaagAAAAGGTCATGGCGAgtcggtgactattgttccttaggtcatttatgatgggaaggaaaaattttaggcgaccggtCGCCCGGGCAGATATAGGAGGCGTGGgccataacacacaaaaatcttgTAATTTagggaaattctagttttatgttcGTATCATAGTGAGGCACTgattattattccttaggtcatttttgatgggccggcaaaattttaagtgATCCGGGTCCGGTTGCCCGAGCCCATACATGAGGCAtcggctataacacacgaaaatttgagaatcgtgcaaaatttcagtttatggccctaaaacaccaaaaatgagcaacggtcatggcaaggtggtgactattgttcctttggtCATTTTTGCTGGGATGGTAATACTTTCGGCGCTTCGGGTCCGCTCACCCGGGCCCATGCAGGAGGTATGGGcacacacgaaaatctagaaatcggGCAAAAAttcagttttatggtcctaaaacatcaacaaatgagtaacggtcatgccGAGGTAGTGAATATTtttccttagatcatttttgatggacaagcaaaattttaggcgatccgggtttggtCGTCCAGGCTCATACAAgaggcttgggctataacacacgaaaatctgggaatcaggcgggattctagttttatgtccctaaaacgccaaaaaaatgTAACGGTCATGGAAATGTGGTGAtcattgttccttaggtcatttttgatgggctgacaatattttaggcgatccgagtctggtcgTCCGAGCCCATgcagaagacgtgggctatagcacatgaagatttgggaatcaggcaggcttccaattttatggccctaaaacggcaaaaaatgagtaacggtcatggcgagacggtggctattattccttaggtcgttttgatAGGCCgataaatttttaggcgatccggaacCGGTTGTCCGGGCCCATGCAGTGCCGATGATGGGCCTTGTCTAACGAACAATAACTTTCGATTTTTCACTACAAGGAGAAGAGTTGATGCCCAACCCTAcctatataaaagaaaaattatcGTTCAATAGCTCTAAAGCAATTTTACCTTCTTTCCATAATCCCGACACTCGTGTATCCCATTTCTTCCACTATTTTAAAGCTTTTAATAAAGCCTTCTTAGATGTGGACGCAACAACCGGTGTTGGAGCTAAAAAATGATATAGTCATAGTGAGTATTTCTCACAAGGCTATATCTGATGGATCCACCAATTTTAAGTTGATCGGAGTCCATCAACCAAGTTTAGAAAAATCATCATGTGTATAAACACatgaaaaataaatataattattattttctattttatgtGGTAGTACATAGTATTCTTATGACCTCAAAATGCTAAAAACGATGTTAATCATGATGAGTATTGCTCACAAGGTTGTATCAGGTGGATTCAtcaattttaggtcaatcggaattCGTCAACCAAACTCAGAAAAATTACCATGTATATAAACACACAAAAGATGAAGATTCTCATTAATTCCTATTTCATGATCACGAAATGCCAAGAAACTATGTTCTTCACGACGAATAAATGAGCATTAGTCATTAGGCTATTTCCGATGGATCTATAAAATTTTAATTCAATTAGAGTCCATCAACTTTTTGAGCACCAATAGGATCCAAGTGGCCGTGTGGAACACGAGTAGGTTCCACATGGTCGTGCATAGTATTTTATGACCATAAAACGCTAAAAAATAACGTTACTCATGGTGAGTATTGCTCATAAGGTCATAGTTGATGGATCCACAACTTTTATGCCAATCGGAGTCCGTCAACCAAACTAAGAAAAATTATCATGTATATAAACACACGAAAAATAGACATAATTAATAATTCTTGCTTCATGTGGTCGTGCATAGTATTCTTATGACCCCGAAATGCTAAAACACGATGCTAGTCATAGTGAGTATTGATCACAAGTCTGTATTCAATGGATCCATCAATTTTTAGGCTAATCGGAGTCCGTTAACCAACCTCTGAAAAATCATCATGTATATATACACACGCAAAAATAAACATAATCATTAATTTCTGTTTTATGATCCCGAAACGCCAAAAAATGATGTTAATCATTAGTGAGTATTGATCACAAGTCTGTATCCAATAGATCCATCAATTTTTAGGCTAATCGGAGTCCGTCAACCAACCTCTGAAAaatcatcatatatatatatacacacacacaaaaataaacataatcaTTAATTTCTGTTTTATGGTCCCGAAATGCCAAAAGATAATGTTAATCATTAGTGAGTGTTGCTCACAAGGACGTATCTAATGGATTCACCAATTTTTAGGCCAATCATAGTCCGTCAACCAACCTTAGAAAAATTATCATGTATATAAACACATGAAAATGGGCATAATCATTAATTTCTATTTTATGATCCCGAAACACCAAAAAATGATGGTAGTCATGGTGAGTATTGCTCACAAGGCTGTATCCGATGGATCCACTAAtttttaggtcaatcggagtcCAATAACCAACTTTAGAAAAATTATCATGTATATAAACATACGAAAAATAAACATAATCATTAATTCATGTTTCACAGGTCGTGCATAGTATTCTTATGATCCCAAAATGCTTAAAATGATAGTAGTAAGACCATATTTGATTGATCTTCCAATTTTTTGGGTCAATTAGAGTCCATCAACTTAACTTATGAAAATCATCGTGTATATAAATATGCCAAAAACGGATATAATCCTATTTCATGAtcccaaaacaacaacaaaaaaatccaaCCCTCACTTTATTAGCAATTTATTTGCACTACATGACCTTTTTTGAGATTACTCTTTCAATTCTGCCCCTATTTGTCCAATGAGCTAAATTTTATCATTAGAAGTAGTCGAATGAATTTTGATTTTTGCAGTCCAATTTTGCTCGCAGATCTAAAAGATGACTTAATTTAAATAGTGGCATAGAATAAGGGAATCTTTATATAAATAGCCGgtcatattcattgtttacttctTCTAGCAATATACAtgattatatattaattatacacatataatacacaAATTATGTTTATATTATAACTCCaccggctatttttaatttaagcggtCGGGTaaacggctatttgggttaattcttcataAAATAAATGTTATTTGTGCAAAAACACCATTACTGGCCGGGCTCTTCTGGACCAAATACAAAAAAAGCCCAAAATACGTACTGATTCATCAGCCCATTAGTTCACCTCCATATAAAGAAACCCTAATCACTTCTCTTCATAAACCCTAGCCTCTTCCCATTTTACTCCGTTAGCTGTTTAGCAAGAGAAGAGAGCTAAAAAATGGTGTCAGGTTCAGGGATCTCCGCAAGGAGGGTGGTGGTTGACGCTCGCCACCATATGTTGGGCAGATTATCTTCAATTTTGGCTAAGGAATTGTTGAATGGACAGAGAGTTGTGGTTGTTAGGTGCGAAGAGATATGTTTATCGGGTGGACTTGTGAGACAGAAAATGAAGTATTTGAGGTTTCTTCGTAAGAGGATGAATACTAAGCCTTCTCATGGTCCTATTCACTTTCGTGCTCCTTCTAAGATCCTCTGGCGTACCATCCGTgggttagttttttttttcttttttcggttGATGATTTGTTGTGAAGTAGTTGTTTTGCTTAAGGtagattttttttgattttgtagATTTAGTTGTTACtgtttgtgtttgtgtttaaGTATTTGTTATTTGTAGATTCAGTAGTAACTGTGTGTGTGCAGTCGTTATTTGTAGATTTATCTGTGTTATTCTATAGTACTTAGTTATTGTATATATagaaatgtgtgtgtgtgtgtttatggGCACACATACATTGTATACACAATTCATGAAATGAAAATTAGAAAACTAGGGAGTGAATAGTCCGATTACATATTTTCTAGTAGCATCCTACATTGAATGTTCGGGATATACAGTCTTTTTTACAATGGAGGGatcattaaaaaaaatgaagtaaaaaagGCTGAATATTTCAGTAGTTGGAGAGTAATTACTAGTAGATTGAAATACTTAAATTTTTTTCTTGGATTTGCTATAGTTTGATGTATGTAGATATAACTTAGTGGATTTCCTGGTTGGTGGTATTTTACTATTTTAGCTGGTGTCTGTGTAACAATAAAATTGGAATATCTGATGTTAGTTTGCCAAGTACTTCATACTTCTAGTGCTTAGTGTGTTTGGTATAATGTCTACTTCCAAGACCATGTTACTGAGTTTTTGAGAATTTAGCTGGTGTCTGTGTAACTATAAATTGGAGTATCTGATGTTAATTTGCGGAGGACATCATACTTATAATGCatggtgtgtttggtataatgcCCCCACTTCATGGCCATTTTACTTGGTCCATGTGACAAGGATGATAGTTTAAAACATACAATGTAAGCCCTTTCATCTGACTATGCATGTCAACGAAGAATTTGTACAATTTGCAAATTGAATTTGTCCAAATGATTTGCTGATCATTTGTTACACACAACATTTGTTTGGTGGATGATTTGTTGGATGGTTTAGTAGACTATGTTGTTGGATAGGGGCAAATTTTGCTCTATGTTGTGTCTGATTGGatctatgtatttttctttagtaTGATTCCCCACAAGACTAAGCGTGGAGCTGCTGCACTTGCCCGCTTGAAGGTTTATGAAGGTGTTCCACCACCATATGACAAAATTAAGAGAATGGTCATTCCTGACGCTCTCAAGTGAGTTGCAAGGCTGCTTCAGTGCTTACTTTGTTGTAATATCAATGTTGCTATTAACACTCATGTGTTTGCCCTCTTATGTAAATAGGGTATTGAGGCTCCAAGCAGGACATAAATACTGTCTCTTGGGCAAGCTTTCATCAGAGGTTGGATGGAACCATTATGACACTATTAAGGTGAGTTTCTTGCTATCGCCTTTCTATTTGACCTACCTTTATTATTTTGAATAATGAGTATACAAGGATATCAAGTTGTCCTGCACGTATCTAAGATATGTAAATCATATGACACTTGTGTTGTGCTTCATTTCAATGTGCAGCCACTATTTTCAGTAGTTTGACTCTTCTGCCTGCATGTTATTGTGCATGTAGATGGTTGTAGGTTTCACATTGCTAATTCCACTTTACACCCTTGTTTACATAGTTGCATTACTAATGGAGATATGATTTCATTTCGTTTGTTATCCGTGTTTCCGTATTCATTACCATGTTCCTTGAGTAGTTGCTTACTTCCCTCTTGCAAACATGATTACTACAGGAACTTGAGAACAAGAGAAAGGAGAGAGCCCAAGTTGCATATGAGAGGAGAAAGCAGTTGGCTAAACTAAGGGTTAAGGCCGAGAAAGCTGCCGAGGAGAAGCTCGGTCCACAACTTGCTGTTATTGAACCTATCAAGTATTAGAGCGCAAACATAGTAGTTATCTGAGGTGAAATTTTGCTGGAGATTGAGATTTCAGCTTATCTGTTTTTTTAAAAGTTGTACCGCATGGTTTAGTATTTTGCTTCTAGCAATATTTGAGCAGACTTAAATTGTTTCAACTGTCTTTTTAAAGATACAATTGTCTCATGGTTTTATTGGCAAAACTTTGTTTTCTAATCCTTGCTAGTTTTGCATCTATCATGATAAATAACTCCTTTCATAGAGCCGAGGAaatatcggaaacaacctctctatcgcTAATGTAGCGGTAAGGTTTGGGTATGcgctacccttcccagaccccattAATGGGACTATATTGGATTTGTTGTCTCAAAATAACATTTTTTTAATACTTTAATAGGAGTAATACGTTATATATACCGTAAGAGTTGTTTGAGATATTAGTACCATATGGTCCATATTAATGGTgctctttttctcaatttcatTCTCAAAAGAAAACAGAAGAAACAAATTGAATTGTGCAAACATAAATCAATAGCACGATCAGTGTATACCAGCTAGCGGTGGGATTTTCTTATTTAATGCAACAACTAGAATATTCAAATTGTCTACTCCCTCTGGTTcataataagtgaccaatttgcttttgaCATGTCcgttaagaaaatattaaattttatacaaaaatacctagtatgactaaattacccttaattaaatatttaatgtgaggagtaagaaaactttttagggatatgtacataaggataattttgtaaaaacaaattgaattctttcttgattatataaatggacaattattttggaccaaaataattaagaaaattggtCCACTTATTGTGGATCGGAGAGAGTATAACTAAAAGAAAGATAAATATGCAGGACTACAAAGTATCCAATTTCTTTGACGTGTAATATACTCGTTCCATCTCAAATTAATTGTCGTGTTTATCTTTTTCACGCCCcttcaaaaatattaatttgAAGGGATTTCAGactattttatccttattttTGTCTTTAAGATATAATCTCTCTTCATTGAATGTTTACTTTATTTATGTACTATCTCATCTTCAACAGCAAttattattaagggtaaaatgaaaaaaatataatgtatttTATCTTgcacttctaaaatgacaaataatttgagataactatttttaaaaatcatGACAGATAATTTGAGACGGAGGGAGGATGACATGATATAATGGAAAGTGaacaaaaattagggaaaattgTTTTAAAAGCGATGTAGTATTAGTGTATCATAGTGATCGTTTACCAGCAAAGGTTATGATGGAATGGTAAATACGCATCCATCCATAACGAGAGATCTCGGGTGTGAACTCTGAATATAAAATTGTCTTGATATAGAGCGCATTAAAGTAGGACTTTTCGGATTAATCCAACCTCAAAGAGGGCACCAAACATAGAAACGAAAAAATAAATTATCATATTGATGGCTCATCTCGTGAGCAAAATCAGATCAAAGTACTACCATTGTTCACGTTATACTTTCTAAATAATTGCAGATTCTATGCCTTTAAtcagatttttaatttttaatttaaaccaCCCATGCTTTATTCTTTTTTACATTTTATAAAATTCATTTCCATTTTTTTTGTTAGAAATAATCTATTTTCCATATTTGCTATCCTCCCCACTATTCACTTTCCATGTTAGACTCCAATTTAAATTACAAAAATCACTCGGAGGATCAATCAATGGAAATTTAAAATTTACCAAATCTTCcccaagaaataatttttttccttagaaaatttaaaataatacttAATAAAATCAAAGTAAACTATTCAAGAAAATTACTTAACATATTAGAGCAGATTTTGCAAATCATTTGAATTATTTCCCCGTTGAATAATTTTCTTTACTTAGACTCATTATTTCCATTTTAATTTTAACTCCTTATATAGAGTTAAATCCAAGTAGTGGTTttacttgttcttcatctttTATTCATACTAAAaaacttcttcattttttcttctaaaaTGGCTTCTTTTCAATGGtttttcttcttaattctttttctttatttcatgaGTTTTGTTGAACAAGGAAATGCAAGATTTCACAGAGTTTTTCATAGGAAAAAACAAATAGTAAATTTGCCAACAGTGTATGTTGATCCATCTGGCCATGGAAATTTCACAACAATTCAATCagccattgattctgttcctcaATATAACAAAAATTGGATCTGTATTTACATTAAAGCTGGAAAATATAGGTACTCTTTTCCCACTTCACTCAAcattttgttcttttgatttcttttAGTCGTGTTAATACGTTTACTTTATGTCCCGATGTTTGTTACTAAAAGTCTTTTAGTATGTTTAGAGATGTATATGCCAGTAGAAAATGTGGATAATTTTTAATGCTAGAAAAACTGATGTTTTTGTAATATTGGGACTAAGACCGACTTAAATAGAGTGACGTGGATAAATAatacttatttattatttatatagtTTTGGAGCAAAGATAAAGTTGTcttcgtgtgacctataggtcatagGTTTGAGTCGTGGAATTAtcattaatgcttgcattagaatagactgcctacatcacacccctttggagtgcggcccttccccgaacccgACGTTAACGggcgtagttgttgttgttatagtaaTATTCAATCACCATTCACTTGCATCCAACGGCGTATCCAGTGTGAGACTATGAGTTCATCGGAATCTATAACTTTCGCTCATACCCTGTATTTTTATCtgaaaaatcatcaaatttgTACAAATAATAAATAGCCTATTAAATTAGATGGGATGTGATGtaataaaattgcaaatccgaactcataaattttaaattcttaatcTGTATCTGTTTGCATGCAGGGAACAAGTGAGAATTCCTAGAGAGAAGCCATATATCTATCTCAAaggagaaggaaaaagaaaaacaaatgtgACATGGGATGGTCATAATTCAATTGCTTCAGATGCTACATTCATTTCTGAAGCTGATTATACAATTGCTAAAAGCATAACCTTTATAGTAAgaccaaaaaaatttaaaattttaacctCATGGAGCAACGATAAGGTTGTCTCTGTGTAACCTATAAGTCACGGGTTCAAaccgtggaagcagccactaatgcttgcattagcgTAGGCTGTCTAGCGTTGTGCACCGGACTACCTTTAATCTCttggaattttattttataaattttatgtttattttatGCAGAATTCTTATAATTTTCCTCCAGAAGGCAATGTTAATCCAATGCAAGCAGCAGTGGCTGCTATGATATCTGGAGATAAATCAACATTTTATAGGTGTGGATTTTTGGGATTTCAAGATACATTATGGGATGTTCAAGGAAGGCATTATTTTAAGCTTTGTACTATTGTTGGAGCTGTTGACTTCATCTTTGGCGCTGGTCAATCTATTTATGaggtaaaataataatttatttcttACTATTTTAGAATTTATAGGGGAactttggcgtaactggtaaagttaccTCCATGTGACCAAGAGGTCACGACTTCGAGCCAtgcgtggaaacagcctcttgcataAATGCATGATAAAGCTGCGTATGATAGGCCCTTGTGACCGGCCCTTCCCCATACCTTAcgcatagcaggagcttagtggACCGGGCAGACCTTTTTTACTATTTTAGAATTTCAGTTATATATATCGACACTTCAATAATTATTTATACTATCAATTTATTTTAACCGATTATAATAAGTTATTACTATTTTTTAGATTACCATATCAAACTTGTTATTAAAATTTTCCTATTTTTGTCGGTTAATGTTGTTGTGTGATTATTTAGTAGGGGTTTAACTCTCGAGCGATGTTATTATATATGATAAAAAAATTCCCCTAAGTTTTCCTCTCATAAAGTTtggcttaattttatttttggagtGAGCCAAAATCTTTTACGCAAATATTTGATGATAAAACATtagagtttaagttttatataCTAATATTAACCTACCAACAACATGTAACTCTTTATTACAAATACGGTGACAACTTGCTAAACCAATTAAATTGAATTGATAACTTAAAAATTATTACATTGTCAGGTACATATAAATTAAATATTCGCATTAGCCTatcaatttccaaaaaaaaaaaaaaaaatagagggtGAGAAGAAGTTTACTAATTACTTCCTCTGGtctactttaattgattttttggtcgttttca harbors:
- the LOC107783495 gene encoding large ribosomal subunit protein uL13w, producing MVSGSGISARRVVVDARHHMLGRLSSILAKELLNGQRVVVVRCEEICLSGGLVRQKMKYLRFLRKRMNTKPSHGPIHFRAPSKILWRTIRGMIPHKTKRGAAALARLKVYEGVPPPYDKIKRMVIPDALKVLRLQAGHKYCLLGKLSSEVGWNHYDTIKELENKRKERAQVAYERRKQLAKLRVKAEKAAEEKLGPQLAVIEPIKY
- the LOC107783490 gene encoding putative pectinesterase 29, with product MASFQWFFFLILFLYFMSFVEQGNARFHRVFHRKKQIVNLPTVYVDPSGHGNFTTIQSAIDSVPQYNKNWICIYIKAGKYREQVRIPREKPYIYLKGEGKRKTNVTWDGHNSIASDATFISEADYTIAKSITFINSYNFPPEGNVNPMQAAVAAMISGDKSTFYRCGFLGFQDTLWDVQGRHYFKLCTIVGAVDFIFGAGQSIYERCTISTNAGGLDGLIGYITAQGRISPNDESGFVFKDSAVFGTGLTFLGRPWRDYARVLFYNTTMTNIIVPEGWAAWSFVGRENQLTFSEENCNGIGSNTTQRVSWEAKLSQQELQQLTSLSFIDNEGWIMKQPVKVL